Proteins encoded by one window of Branchiostoma floridae strain S238N-H82 chromosome 6, Bfl_VNyyK, whole genome shotgun sequence:
- the LOC118417996 gene encoding ATP-dependent DNA helicase RecQ-like codes for MVIVDEAHCMDQMGHEFRPTYLQLSKLAELQTQIVACTATATPTTKEFIITNLQMGECRTFYHSVDRRNIQYCVQLKGKTREVCHGQVCEVVLENKDQCGIVYCQTVSDVKDIHYHLQENGVRTVKYHGTGTGQNEREGRQSLLDWQRGLKDVLVATKAAGAGIDKPDVRFVVHLGCPSSVPDYLQESGRAGRDGRLAKAVLLYSPKDKSLHVKRIGEIQDEAYRAGAIRRLSDIINFCETELCRRKILLEAFAEDTTSFECNKTCDNCLNPTVAREIVLTTEAARMVRCVSAIRHTVTQPPSSLLARVFLGLGSGQEVKKQKLDQLPEFGLGKNSGFNLKMCERFIRKLTRIEILQEVLVPVSDTRKFASLYILPGRMAESTIQNDVNVTLFIR; via the coding sequence ATGGTCATCGTGGACGAGGCCCACTGCATGGACCAGATGGGTCATGAATTCCGCCCTACCTACCTACAGCTCTCCAAACTTGCAGAACTGCAAACACAAATTGTTGCATGTACAGCAACTGCCACCCCCACAACAAAGGAGTTCATCATCACAAACCTTCAGATGGGGGAATGCCGTACCTTTTACCACTCAGTGGACAGAAGGAATATTCAATACTGTGTGCAGTTAAAGGGGAAGACGAGGGAGGTGTGCCATGGCCAGGTGTGCGAGGTGGTTCTGGAAAACAAGGATCAGTGTGGCATCGTTTATTGCCAGACAGTAAGCGATGTCAAGGACATCCACTATCACCTACAAGAAAACGGGGTAAGAACAGTAAAGTACCATGGCACAGGGACAGGACAGAACGAGAGGGAGGGAAGACAAAGTTTGTTGGACTGGCAGAGAGGCCTAAAGGATGTGCTTGTAGCGACAAAGGCGGCAGGGGCAGGGATAGACAAACCCGACGTGAGGTTTGTCGTCCACCTTGGCTGTCCCTCCTCTGTCCCTGACTACCTACAGGAATCGGGACGTGCCGGGCGGGACGGAAGGCTGGCGAAGGCAGTCCTGTTGTACAGCCCAAAGGACAAGTCTTTGCACGTAAAGAGGATCGGAGAGATACAGGACGAGGCATACAGGGCGGGAGCTATCAGAAGACTCTCTGACATCATCAACTTTTGCGAAACAGAACTGTGTCGAAGGAAGATTTTGTTGGAGGCTTTTGCAGAGGATACGACCTCATTTGAATGCAACAAAACTTGTGACAATTGTCTCAACCCAACTGTGGCAAGAGAGATTGTCCTGACCACAGAAGCTGCCAGAATGGTGAGGTGCGTGTCTGCTATCCGGCATACTGTGACACAGCCACCTTCATCTCTACTGGCTAGAGTTTTCCTTGGCCTTGGGTCTGGACAAGAGGTGAAGAAGCAAAAGTTGGATCAGCTACCTGAGTTTGGTCTGGGAAAAAACTCTGGCTTCAATCTCAAAATGTGTGAAAGATTTATCCGCAAATTAACTAGGATAGAGATTCTTCAAGAGGTACTAGTGCCTGTGAGTGACACTCGCAAGTTTGCCTCTCTGTACATCCTCCCAGGGAGGATGGCAGAGTCTACAATtcaaaatgatgtaaatgtCACCTTATTCATAAGGTAA